In Synergistes jonesii, the genomic stretch TCGCGCGGCGCACCGAAACGATTCGCGGCACGCTGCTGCGCCGCTGGATGGACAGGGCCGGCAGCGTCTGGCTGCTTTTCGCGATCTTCTCCTTTTCCGCGCTGATATCGTTTGAAGCGGCGGGGAAAATTTTCTCCGTCAGGCTTCCCGCGGGGGCAGAGGTCGCGGCGGCCTTCCTCTTAGCGTTAGCCGCCATAGCCGCCGGCATGAGGGAGGCCCAGATCATCGAAACGACGCGCATAACGATCGAAACGGAAAAGCTGCCGCCGGAGCTCCCGCGCCTGCGCATCGTACAGCTCACAGACCTGCATCTCGGCCCCTACAGCGGAGTGAAGCTGCTCGCGCGCGTGCTGCGCCGCGTCCGCGAGGAGGAGCCCGACATGGTCGTCGCCACCGGCGACGTCGCGGACGGCCCGCTCGAGGGACGTCGCCGGGAGATAGCGATGTTCCGCAGGCTGAAATTGAAATACGGTTTTTTCGCCGTCATGGGGAACCACGACTTCTACGACGACGAGGAGGAGGCGAGGGCGTTCATGCGGCGCGCGGGCATGAGGCTGCTCGACGCCGAGGCGGAATATGCCGGAGGGATCGTCGTCGAGGGCGTCAGCGACAGGGATCACCTGCTCAAGGAAAAATGGAATCTCTCGCGCTCCGAAACTCTGATAGTGAACACGAAGAGCCGAAACCCCGATAAATTCATCCTGCTGCTGCGCCACAGGCCCGTCGTCGAGATAGGGACGCAGGGCATGTTCGACCTGCAGCTCTCGGGGCACACCCACGGCGGGCAGCTGCTGCCGTACCCGTCGTCGCGGCTCTTCCTGCGCGGGCATTCGCGCGGCGTGAAAAAGCTGAAAAACGGCAGCATGCTTTACGTCAGCAACGGCGTCGGCTACGTCGGGCCTCCGCTGCGCTTCTTCGCGCCGCCGGAGATCGTCGTCATAGATCTGGTGAGAAAAAATGGCTCGCCCGCTGAGGAACGGCGCTGAAAAATTCAGCCGGCTGGAAGGCCTGCTGCCTAAGGGAGGGGACGGAGTAAAGCGGGAGGACGATCTGCCGAAGGAGCTCGGCGTCGGCGGACTGCCGGAGGGCGAATGGGTCGCGCGCGGCGTCTACAGGATGGAGCGCGTCTTCGAATACGGCAGATATTACGGAAGAAGGCAGCTGACGTCGCCCTGCGCGAGCGGGAAGATACTGCGCTGCTGGGGCGGCGACGGCACGCCGGTCTTTCTCGACACGGAGACGACGGGGCTCTCCGGAGGTACGGGGACCTACGCCTTCCTCGTAGGCGTCGGCGTCTGCCGCGAAGATTCGCTGCACGTCGTTCAGCTCTTCCTCGCCGGGCCGGCGTGGGAAAAAAATTGGCTTTCCGCGCTCGAAGCGGAGCTGCCGGAGAGCTGCGGGCTCGTCACCTACAACGGGCGAGCCTTCGACCTTCCGCTGCTGCGCACGCGCTACACGCTCGCGCGCGCCGTGCCGTCGTGGGACGGCGCGCCGCATATGGACCTGCTGGCGCTCGCGCGGCACTTTTATAAAAACAGGCTCGAATCCTGTTCGCTTTCGTCGATAGAAAAAAATATCCTGGGGCTCGCGCGCAGCGGCGAGGACGTGCCGGGGCGCGAGATACCGTGGATGTACGCGCAGTTCCTCCGCAGCCGGGACGCGCGCCCGCTGCGCGGCGTCTTCTATCACAACACGCTCGACATAGTCTCGCTCGCCGCGCTGCAGCTGCACATCGCGGAGCTCGCGCAGGGAAAATGCGCCTGCGCCGAAGATATGGTGCTCGCGGGCGACCTTTGGCAGGCGAAGGGCTTTTATGAAAACGCGCGCGCTTTTTGGCGCGCCGCGCTGAGCTTCAAAAAGGAGGGCGGCTGCGCGCTGCGGCGCCTGGCCGAAGCCGAAAAAGCGGCGGGAAACTTCCGCGCTGCTCACGAATATTATGAAGAATCCCTCGCGGGCGAGCGCCGCCCGGTAGCATCGCTCGAAGCGCTGGCCAAGATAGAGGAGCACAAATTCCGCGACTGCGCAGCGGCTCTCGCGCACGCGACGGAGGCGCTGCGCTGGCTCGACAGCCACAGGATATTCAGGGACGCGCGCTGGGAAGAGGAGAGAAGAAATTTACTGCACAGGATAGAGAGGCTCAAAAGAAAGCTGCGCGCCCGGCCGGAAACGGACGGCGAATAAAGGCAGCCTCCACTGTTACCCCGCAGTTTTGGAGTTGTAAACCGCCTTATGCGCTCGATTATCTCTGCTGAAAGGGTCCATAAATTCAGGAGAAAATCGGAATAATGAAGCCGAAGACTACAGAAGAACCGCAGGATAGATTGTTTCAAAGCAGACTGGAAAATACGATAAATATGAATCACGAGCTCATAAAATTGGCCGAAAAAATTAACTGGGTAGGCGCTTGAGAGCAAACTTTGGAAGGTCTACATCGCAAATATGGGGTGCCCCGGCAGCGTGAGGATGGACCTTGATATGGCTTGCTCGATCATGAGCCATTCGTAATCCGGCTCGTTGATCAGTTTTTCAAGGAGGTTCTCCCATACACCCCTTCGACGCCAGCGGATAAAGCGCTGATGTACCGTCCCCCATTTCCCATAATCCTGTGGGAGGTCTCTCCATCGCGTACCTGTACACAACGCCCGGAACACCGCGTCATGATAAGAAGTATAAATTTCTTGTTCCTCCACCTGGCGCTCCACATATTGCCATATATCCCGTGCAGGCACAATCCAGCAGGGTTAAGCCACAAAGCAAAGAATATACGCTGCCGCGCCGCGGTTATTTTATTTTGAATGCAAAAGGTATTCTTACGCGGATCTTTCCGTCGTGCGCGAAGCGCCAGCCCTTTACCGCGCGCAGCGCGGCCATGTCGAGGCGCTCGAAGCCGCTGCCCTTCTCCACCTCGGCGGCGGTCACGGCGCCGTCTGCGAGCGACGCTATTATCGTCACTGTGCCTTCCTCGCGGCGTTTGCGCGAGAAGGCGGGATAGTCTGGAATGACCTTATGAATCACTGTCAGCGCGCTGACGTCTGCTACGCCGCCTGAGCCGTAGCCCGTGCCGCCACCGAAGCCGCCGCTTCCCGCGCCGCCGGCCCCCGCTGCGGAGCTTTCGGCGGCGCCGCTCTCCTGCGCACCGGAATATCCTTCGGTCGTCGGCGCGCTTTCTTCTACGCTTTCGGCCGGCTTATCCGATATTTCCTTTATTTCTTTGACGGGCGCGGCCTTGACGCTTTTTTTCAGCGCTTCGGCCCGCGGCTGCTTTTTTATCTCGGCTTTTTTAGGTTGCGGCGCGGCTTTAGCGTTCGTTTCGGCTTTAGGCGCGCCTCCGCTTTTCCGCAGCGGCGGTTCGGGGGCGAAGACGAGCCTGACGTTCATCACCGGTTCGGGCCTTTTTTCTTCTTTTTTCTGCGCGCCGTTCAGCGCAAAAATCAGCGCTCCGTGTATCGCGAACGAGATCAAAAGCGCCGCGCACCATCTCTTTTTTTCGTCGGAAAGGGCGCTCATCGCACTCTTTCTCCCGAGAGCATGAGCCCGGCGTTCGAAACGCCGCGTCCGCGCAAAATCGACAGGACCTCGGCGACGGCGCCGTATGGGACGTCCTTATCTCCCGCGACGAGCACCTCGCGCCCCTTCGATTCGGAAGCGAGGGCGCGAAGTTCCTCTTTCGTGACGAGCCTGTCCCTCCAGTATATTTTTCCCCCCCTGTCGACGGTCAGCAGCACGGCGCCCTCCATGCCGCCGGACCTTCCTTCGCCGGAGGGAAGCTGGACTTCGAGCCGGCCCTGCGCGAAGGAGGCGGTGAGTACGAAGAATATTATCAGCATAAAGAGGACGTCTATCAGCGGAGTGATGTCTATCTCCGCCGGACGCCTATTTCTGCGCGCCATCTTTTCCGCCGCCCGAGGCTATGTGTTCCCGCACTATGAAGTCTGCGCTTCTTTTGAGCGTCTCCTCTTCACTGTCGATTTTGGCGTTCAGGAAGCCGTAGACCATTATCGTCGGAATCGCCACGGCGAGGCCGGCGACGGTGGTAAAGAGCGCCTTCCAGATACCTCCCGTCACCATCGCGGCGTTCACCTGTCCCCCGAAGTGAAGGGAGCGGAACATCGCGACCATGCCCAAAACCGTCCCCAGAAGCCCGAGCAGCGGCGCTATCTTGCCTATCATCTCGAGCACGAAGAGGTTTTTCTCCCAGCGGTAGATCTCGCGGCGCACCTGCTGTTCCATCAGCAGCTTCATGTCCTCGGCGCCGATCCCCCAGTGTGCGAGCGCCGCCACGAAGAGGCGGTTCGCGGAGCCGTCGTTCGCCTTAGCGACGCGCCACGCTCCTTCGGCGTCGCCGCAGGAGATGGCTTTGCCGAAGTCGCCCTCAAGCTTCTCTACGTCGACGGACGCCTTATGAAAGAAGATCAGCCTTTCGGCCGCCGCGGCGAGCGCGGCGAGGGAGAGCGCCGCTATGATCCACATTATGCTTCCGCCCTGATCCATGTACTCAAGCATTTTTATTCCCCCGTAATTTTTTTATCGCATCGAGCGATTTTCCGTAATCGTCCTCGAATACCTCGATCGTCATGACCCTTTCGCGCTCATCCGAGGTCAGCTTTTTCATCAGCTCGCCGAAGAGCGCCGCATCAAAAAATTCCATGCTCCGATGGTCCGCGCCCTCCGGCGTCACGCCGTGGATGTGGAGTACCGGCGCGTCGCGCAGATACATCTCCGCCTGTTCGAGCACAGGATGCTTGTAACGCACCAGATGGCCGACGTCTATGCAGATCGACAGGCCGTTTTCCTTCACGACAGGGTACGCGAGGCGGATATCGTAGTCAAGGGTCTCGGCGCAGATTTTTCCGCCGTCGCGCGCGTTCGCCGCGAGGCGGGAGAGAGACTTGCCGCTCATTTCCGTCCAGCGTTCCATATCGGCGCTCGGGTATCTGCCGTATTGTTCCCCGTCAAGGTGCAGTATGTACGCGAAGGGGTCGAGCTCGTCGAAAAGCTCCATTATGCGCAGGCAGGAGTCCTCGCACCTCACGCGCTCCGCCTCATCCGGCGAGAGGCAGATGTCGTGGGGGAAATGCACCGTGCAGCCCATGCCGAGATCGTCCTGCAGCCGCGAAAGCTCGTGGATCTCCTCTTTCGAGGGGATGTTCGATCCGAATCTGTTGTCGAAGAGCACGAACTGCATGCTGTCGACGTCGCGCGAAAGCTCGCGCATGTTGTCGGCGAAGCTTCCGGGGACGACCCAGGAGGTGCCGCCGAGCTTCAGATTGGGGAAGCGCAGCCTCGGCACTATCTTTCTCCGTTGACAAGCAGGTAGAGGAAGAAAAGCGAGCCGAGACAGGAGGTGATTATGCCGACAGGCAGCTCGGCCGGGGCCCAGAAGGTGCGCGACGCTACGTCGCAGGCGACGAGGAAGGCCCCGCCGAAGAGCGCGCAGACGACCGTCAGCTCACGATGGCCGCCGCCCGATATATGCCGGCAGATATGCGGGCACATAAGGCCGACGAAGCCGATCGGTCCGCAGAGCGCGACGCTTATCCCCACGACGAAGGAGACCGTCAGGAAGAGCAGCCGCCGCAGCGCGGCGACCGAGACGCCGCGGCTCTGCGCGAGCTCCTCGCCGCATATGAACAGGTCGAGCTGCGGCCCTGTGAGCCAGCCGACAAGCAGTATTATCAGGAGCCCGGGCAGCGACGCCAGCGCCGGCGCGAAGCCGACGGTCTGAAGCCCTCCCATCGTCCAGCGCATCATGCGGAAGGTGTCGGTGTAGCCGCCGCTGTACTGTATTATCATGTTGACGCTGCCGAAGAGGAAGTTCAGCGCGACGCCGGCGAGCAGCAGCGACGAAAGCGAAAGCCCGCCGCGCCTTATGTTCCCGGCCGCGTAGAGCGCCATTATCGCAAGGAACGCGCCGCCGAAGGCGGCAAGGGAAATGCCCTGAATCACGCCGAAGACGGATATCGCGATCCCGAGGCGGATGTAGAGCACCGCGCCGAAGGCGGCGCCCATCGAAACGCCGAGCATGTCCGGCGAGGCCAGCGGATTCCTGAAAAGCGCCTGGAATATCAGCCCGCAGACCGCGAGAGTAGCGCCGGAGATCCAGCCGAGAGTCACGCGCGGCAGGCGCAGGTCCCATAATATCCTCGCGCTGCCGCCTTCGCCCAATATATCGGAGGGGGAGAGCATGTGCGCGCCGACGAACGGTGCGGCGATTATGATAAGCCCGGAAATTATAAAGAGAAGGACGATTTTCTTATTCATCACGATACGAACCCCGCCGGCGCGGCGTACGGACGTCTCTGTCCGCCGACGCTGAAAAATTTGAACTCCGTCTCGAATATCTCAGAAAGAGCCGATGTGGAAAGCAGCTCGTCGGTCTCGCCGTGCCACACAGCTTTCCCCTCCTTGATCGCGAGGATCTCCCCGCTGGCGTGCAGCGCGTGGTTTATGTCGTGCGTCACCATCAACACCATCATCCCCTCGGCGTTTATCCGTTCGATGAGGGCCATCATCTCGACCTGCTGGCGATAGTCGAGAAAGCTCGTCGGCTCGTCGAGGAACAAGATGTCCGTACCCTGGGCGAGCGCCGCGGCGAGCAGCGCGCGCTGCCGCTCACCTCCGGAAAGAGTCAGAAGGCTGCGTTCGGCCAGCTCTTCGACGCCGGCGCGGGCAAGGGCTCCGGCGACGATTTTCCGATCCGCCTCCGATTCGCCGGCAAGCACTGGACGCCACGGATAGCGCGACATCGCGGCGAAGCGGCGCACAGTGAAGGGCATCCTGCCTGCGCCGTTCTGGTGCAGCCACGCGACGCGCTTCGCGCGCTCGCGTTCGTTCATATCCCTGACGCTCCTGCCGTCGATCCGCACCTCTCCGTTGTACGGCAGCAGCCCGCCGGCGCATTTGAGCAGCGTGCTCTTGCCCGCGCCGTTCGGACCGATCACCGTAAGGAAGCCGCCTCGCTTCACGCTGAAGGAGACATGCGAAAGAATCTCCTTTCCTCCCGCCGAATACGACAGATCCCGAACCTCTAAAATCCCTATCACCATTTCACCTCCGGATGTATCGCCTTGGCGAACGCTTCTAAAATGACCGGCAGGCGCGGCCCGGGTCTCAGATAGACCGTGCCGTCGAGGACCGTCACGCGCCTGTTCCTCACCGCGCGTACCGCCGCGCCGGATAGCCACTGTCCGACAAGGTAGCGCTGGCTGAAGACTTCGTCAAGGTCTATGCGCTCCATAGAATGATAAAAGCTGCGCTCTCCTACGAGGTCGATGATTATCTCCGGGTCGACCGCTATGAGCCCCTCCTGCGATATTTTCGGGTACGCCGCGCCGCTCTTTTCGCGCAGAAGCGCGTTCTTACCTCCCGCGCGTTCGATGATCTCGTTATAAAAAGTCCTGGCGCCGGCCGCGTAGAAGATAGAGATATTCTTCTCGGAAAGTTCGCGCGAGACGCAGAGCAGGACCGTCGGAGCGGGAAGGCCGCGCACTTTTTCCTCTATTGCTTTTATCCCGCGCTTCATGCGCGCCGTTATCTCGGACGCTTTTCTTTCGGCGCCGCACATCTTTCCGAGCTTCGAAAGGGCTTCGTAGATATCCTCTATGCTTTCCTGTTTGACTATCACATAGGGAATCTTCAGCCTCTCCAAGTCGCTGCAGAACTGCCTGTGCATGTCCTGGAGGACCAGAAGGTCGGTCTCTTGCAGCAGCAGCGCTTCGAAATTCACTTCGGAATAGCCGCCTATCTTCGGCTTTTTCAGCGCTTCCGGCGGATAATCGCAGAAGTTCGTCACCCCGGCGATATTCTCTCCCTGGCCGAGCGCGAACAATATCTCAGTGCCGACAGGCGTGAGGGAGACGATTCTCTTTGGCTGCGCAGACGCTGCGTGCGCAGACACGAACATCATAAGAATCAGAAGAAAGAGACGCGGCAAAAATTTCAAATGCAAATCCCCTTAAGCGCAAAAAAAAAGAAGCCCCGCGGCTCCTTTTCAATAGATGGATGAGAAACGCCCGCGCATAACATCCCTTCCCGCGCGCAGGTCTCCTGACTTCCTTCCGGTCACAGTGGCGGGGCCGCTGCGGCATTTCACCGCATTCCCCCGCGCGCAGGCGCAGTATTCAATTCAACTAGACGAAATGATACCACATGGGAAAAGCGCCGGCAAGATTACGCGCGCTATCTCTGCGAAATATAAACGCCGGCCAGGATCAGCGCGCCGCCGGCCACCGCGAAGGGCGTGATGCGCTCCTTTAAAATTACCGCCGCGAAAATCGTCGTCAAAGCCGGCATGAAATATATAAGGTTGTTGGCCTTGACCGCGCCGAGCGCCCAGATCACCTTGTTCCACGCGAGAAAGCAGAGAGCCGACGCAACGCCGCCGAGAAAGGCGAGGTTCAGCAAAATCTTCACGTTCAGCAGGACGCGCGGGTGCCAATTCATCAGCGGCGTGAAAAAGAGCGGCAACAGCGTGACGAGGGCGTAGAAAAAGCTCTTGCGCGTAAGCTCGACGGCGCTGCAGCCGCTGCTCGCATTGCGCACGATGATCGAGTAGAGCGCGAAGGAGAGCGCCGCGCCGAGCGCGAGGAGGTCTCCGGCCGGGTTCAGCTTCAGGATGAAATGTCCGTTCAGAATGACGAGCGCGACGCCGACAAGGCAGAAGAAGCCTCC encodes the following:
- a CDS encoding metallophosphoesterase, producing MEDRVFERRFSEHPAFWAACVTAVTLIYVYIFGKLNEARPQRDAGAIWLLLCFSMTGLSYVARRTETIRGTLLRRWMDRAGSVWLLFAIFSFSALISFEAAGKIFSVRLPAGAEVAAAFLLALAAIAAGMREAQIIETTRITIETEKLPPELPRLRIVQLTDLHLGPYSGVKLLARVLRRVREEEPDMVVATGDVADGPLEGRRREIAMFRRLKLKYGFFAVMGNHDFYDDEEEARAFMRRAGMRLLDAEAEYAGGIVVEGVSDRDHLLKEKWNLSRSETLIVNTKSRNPDKFILLLRHRPVVEIGTQGMFDLQLSGHTHGGQLLPYPSSRLFLRGHSRGVKKLKNGSMLYVSNGVGYVGPPLRFFAPPEIVVIDLVRKNGSPAEERR
- a CDS encoding ribonuclease H-like domain-containing protein, whose product is MARPLRNGAEKFSRLEGLLPKGGDGVKREDDLPKELGVGGLPEGEWVARGVYRMERVFEYGRYYGRRQLTSPCASGKILRCWGGDGTPVFLDTETTGLSGGTGTYAFLVGVGVCREDSLHVVQLFLAGPAWEKNWLSALEAELPESCGLVTYNGRAFDLPLLRTRYTLARAVPSWDGAPHMDLLALARHFYKNRLESCSLSSIEKNILGLARSGEDVPGREIPWMYAQFLRSRDARPLRGVFYHNTLDIVSLAALQLHIAELAQGKCACAEDMVLAGDLWQAKGFYENARAFWRAALSFKKEGGCALRRLAEAEKAAGNFRAAHEYYEESLAGERRPVASLEALAKIEEHKFRDCAAALAHATEALRWLDSHRIFRDARWEEERRNLLHRIERLKRKLRARPETDGE
- a CDS encoding energy transducer TonB, producing the protein MSALSDEKKRWCAALLISFAIHGALIFALNGAQKKEEKRPEPVMNVRLVFAPEPPLRKSGGAPKAETNAKAAPQPKKAEIKKQPRAEALKKSVKAAPVKEIKEISDKPAESVEESAPTTEGYSGAQESGAAESSAAGAGGAGSGGFGGGTGYGSGGVADVSALTVIHKVIPDYPAFSRKRREEGTVTIIASLADGAVTAAEVEKGSGFERLDMAALRAVKGWRFAHDGKIRVRIPFAFKIK
- a CDS encoding ExbD/TolR family protein; protein product: MARRNRRPAEIDITPLIDVLFMLIIFFVLTASFAQGRLEVQLPSGEGRSGGMEGAVLLTVDRGGKIYWRDRLVTKEELRALASESKGREVLVAGDKDVPYGAVAEVLSILRGRGVSNAGLMLSGERVR
- a CDS encoding MotA/TolQ/ExbB proton channel family protein is translated as MLEYMDQGGSIMWIIAALSLAALAAAAERLIFFHKASVDVEKLEGDFGKAISCGDAEGAWRVAKANDGSANRLFVAALAHWGIGAEDMKLLMEQQVRREIYRWEKNLFVLEMIGKIAPLLGLLGTVLGMVAMFRSLHFGGQVNAAMVTGGIWKALFTTVAGLAVAIPTIMVYGFLNAKIDSEEETLKRSADFIVREHIASGGGKDGAQK
- the cbiR gene encoding cobamide remodeling phosphodiesterase CbiR, with the protein product MPRLRFPNLKLGGTSWVVPGSFADNMRELSRDVDSMQFVLFDNRFGSNIPSKEEIHELSRLQDDLGMGCTVHFPHDICLSPDEAERVRCEDSCLRIMELFDELDPFAYILHLDGEQYGRYPSADMERWTEMSGKSLSRLAANARDGGKICAETLDYDIRLAYPVVKENGLSICIDVGHLVRYKHPVLEQAEMYLRDAPVLHIHGVTPEGADHRSMEFFDAALFGELMKKLTSDERERVMTIEVFEDDYGKSLDAIKKLRGNKNA
- a CDS encoding FecCD family ABC transporter permease, which encodes MNKKIVLLFIISGLIIIAAPFVGAHMLSPSDILGEGGSARILWDLRLPRVTLGWISGATLAVCGLIFQALFRNPLASPDMLGVSMGAAFGAVLYIRLGIAISVFGVIQGISLAAFGGAFLAIMALYAAGNIRRGGLSLSSLLLAGVALNFLFGSVNMIIQYSGGYTDTFRMMRWTMGGLQTVGFAPALASLPGLLIILLVGWLTGPQLDLFICGEELAQSRGVSVAALRRLLFLTVSFVVGISVALCGPIGFVGLMCPHICRHISGGGHRELTVVCALFGGAFLVACDVASRTFWAPAELPVGIITSCLGSLFFLYLLVNGER
- a CDS encoding ABC transporter ATP-binding protein encodes the protein MIGILEVRDLSYSAGGKEILSHVSFSVKRGGFLTVIGPNGAGKSTLLKCAGGLLPYNGEVRIDGRSVRDMNERERAKRVAWLHQNGAGRMPFTVRRFAAMSRYPWRPVLAGESEADRKIVAGALARAGVEELAERSLLTLSGGERQRALLAAALAQGTDILFLDEPTSFLDYRQQVEMMALIERINAEGMMVLMVTHDINHALHASGEILAIKEGKAVWHGETDELLSTSALSEIFETEFKFFSVGGQRRPYAAPAGFVS
- a CDS encoding ABC transporter substrate-binding protein, producing the protein MKFLPRLFLLILMMFVSAHAASAQPKRIVSLTPVGTEILFALGQGENIAGVTNFCDYPPEALKKPKIGGYSEVNFEALLLQETDLLVLQDMHRQFCSDLERLKIPYVIVKQESIEDIYEALSKLGKMCGAERKASEITARMKRGIKAIEEKVRGLPAPTVLLCVSRELSEKNISIFYAAGARTFYNEIIERAGGKNALLREKSGAAYPKISQEGLIAVDPEIIIDLVGERSFYHSMERIDLDEVFSQRYLVGQWLSGAAVRAVRNRRVTVLDGTVYLRPGPRLPVILEAFAKAIHPEVKW
- a CDS encoding DMT family transporter encodes the protein MEAEKKDGAALSYAMAMAAVTVWSVTFISTKYLLKFLLPAEILFCRVVIAYAIFVAMEPRLLKPRGLRAELPFIAMGLLGTTLYFLGEIFALKYGAASNVSLIVAVSPFLTGVAAHFLVRSERISKKFIFGGFFCLVGVALVILNGHFILKLNPAGDLLALGAALSFALYSIIVRNASSGCSAVELTRKSFFYALVTLLPLFFTPLMNWHPRVLLNVKILLNLAFLGGVASALCFLAWNKVIWALGAVKANNLIYFMPALTTIFAAVILKERITPFAVAGGALILAGVYISQR